The proteins below are encoded in one region of Pseudophryne corroboree isolate aPseCor3 chromosome 8, aPseCor3.hap2, whole genome shotgun sequence:
- the LOC134948728 gene encoding serine-rich adhesin for platelets-like isoform X2, which translates to MAEGGSRKRTSLTQDEAETSHSQKSHSDASHDEYESPDEGSIHRAPKFTDDETDTLIDQVIHHTCQLFGPEAFNVHQKFKNNTWEEIAKSVSTARDIHRTPESCKKRLRDCKRKTNHKIKCRRKLQKVWEKKLEEHFRMVQDDERPPTGSQELKVAQEKNQKKTHKKKQKNLEEQQSGSFTTISRKVSFSETKTVMTDNFPPTADEPSVMPHILTLDNPSMVDEPSMLHHDATADHATMLDQPSMLQHTSTVDDTSFVAEPSMLKHSARVDDHSTADQTSMMQEYSSVVQSSTTVETSTVNETSMRQEQSTMDDPFMEEENSTMLNPLMLDKAIESNMVTATQTQDNINEEPVLHSQKSNIDTEDTNQVELNAETAHSSVIDHGLQDQFLDSTNQECDVSRSQTISQQDSLKETMQLIERNRNEEMKKIEHQINQLNNNIQILNTTQRQQNQALVTLANFYDHLVSSQNVAAINYQQMQHSINQMLAWQYETITITRMISTFMQLLTEERQRMSRSDNPSCISNATAGTFVSSCTRGDYVTSSTHREYATSAAPGTYLYTTLPGESVSTPAAGTDVSTTLPGPYVSTTATVTYVSTTLPVYSVSTAAASTNVSTTLTGPYASYTLPGPYVSTTAAGPYLSTTLTGPYVSSTLSEPYVSIPAPRPYVSTTLTGPYVSSTLSGPYVSIRETGPCVSSTFAGPYASIPAPRPYVSTTATEPYVCTTVTGHYVSSTLAEPYVSIPASRPYVSTTFTGPYVSSTSAGPYVSTTATEPSVSTTITGHYVSSILAEPYVSIPASRPYVSTTFTGPYVSSTSAGPYVSTTATEPSVSTTVTGHYVSSILAEPYVSIPASRPYVSTTFTGPYVSSTLSGPYVYNNLHGDYVSTAYRGLNVSTTAPGPYLLKPKPGHSESTTGQIASESTADSGPSESTAATGKYKSTAAPVPSEYSPENTNLRSIAVASEVHSRLQLAYRPSSSYDENMDLRVRLERANIQIQHWKRQEANDEDEA; encoded by the exons ATGGCAGAGGGTGGTAGCAGAAAACGAACCTCACTTACTCAAGATGAAGCTGAAACATCTCACAGTCAGAAGAGTCACAGTGATGCTTCTCATGATGAATATGAATCTCCTGATGAAGGAAGCATCCACAGGGCCCCAAAGTTCACAGATGATGAAACAGACACCCTCATTGACCAAGttattcatcatacatgtcagctatttggtcccgaagcttttaatgtacaccagaaatttaaaaataatacttgggaagaaatagcaaaatctgtgtctacagctcgagatatacatcgaactcctgaaagctgcaaaaagagactacgtgactgtaagaggaagacaaatcataaaataaagtgtagaagaaaactccaaaaggtttgggagaaaaaactagaagagcactttagaatggtacaagatgacgagaggccacccactggttcccagg aacttaaggttgctcaagaaaaaaatcaaaagaaaacacataagaaaaagcagaagaatttggaagagcaacagtctg gttcctttacaacaatttcaaggaaagtttctttttctgaaacaaaaacagttatgacagacaattttcctccaactgcggatgaaccatcagtgatgccacatattttaacattGGACAATCCTTCCATGGTGGACGAACCATCAATGCTGCATCATGATGCAACAGCGGACCATGCTACCATGTTGGACCAACCATCAATGCTGCAACATACTTCGACAGTGGATGATACTTCCTTTGTGGCCGAACCATCAATGCTGAAACATTCGGCAAGAGTGGATGATCATTCCACGGCGGACCAAACATCAATGATGCAAGAATATTCTTCTGTGGTTCAAAGTTCCACTACGGTAGAGACTTCCACGGTAAATGAAACATCCATGAGGCAAGAACAATCAACAATGGATGATCCTTTCATGGAGGAAGAAAATTCAACCATGCTAAACCCTTTAATGTTAGATAAAG CCATAGAAAGCAACATGGTGACTGCCACACAGACACAGGATAACATTAATGAGGAGCCTGTATTGCACAGCCAGAAAAGTAATATTGATACAGAAGATACCAACCAGGTGGAATtgaatgcagagactgcacattctagtgtaattgaccatggtcttcaagaccaattcctggactctacaaatcaag aatgtgacgttagcagatcacaaaccattagccaacaggattctttaaaggaaaccatgcagctaattgagaggaatagaaatgaagaaatgaaaaaaattgaacatcaaataaatcagctgaataataatatacagattctcaacacaacacaaagacaacagaatcaagcacttgtcactcttgcaaatttttacgatcatcttgtttcatcacagaatgtggcagcaatcaactaccaacagatgcagcacagtataaatcaaatgctagcatggcagtatgagactattaccatcacacgcatgatttccactttcatgcaactgttgacagaagaaagacaaagaatgtccagatcagataatccttcttgtatatccaatgctacagcaggaacctttgtatccagctgtacacgtggagactatgtaacaagctctacacacagagagtatgcaacgagcgctgcacctggaacctatctatacaccactttaccaggagaatctgtatccacccctgcagcaggaacagatgtatccaccactttaccaggaccctatgtatccaccactgcaacagtaacctatgtatccaccactttaccagtatactctgtatccactgctgcagcaagtaccaatgtttccaccactttaacaggaccatatgcatcctacactttaccaggaccctatgtatccaccactgcagcaggaccctatctatccactactttaacaggaccctatgtatcctcgacattatcagaaccctatgtatccatccctgcaccaagaccctatgtatccactactttaacaggaccctatgtatcctcgacattatcaggaccctatgtatccatacgtgaaacaggaccctgtgtatcctccacttttgcaggaccctatgcatccatccctgcaccaagaccctatgtatccaccactgcaacagaaccctatgtatgcacgactgtaacaggacactatgtatcctcaactttagcagaaccctatgtatccatccctgcatcaagaccctatgtatccactacttttacaggaccctatgtatcctccacttcagcaggaccctatgtatccaccactgcaacagaaccctctgtatccacgactataacaggacactatgtatcctcaattttagcagaaccctatgtatccatccctgcatcaagaccctatgtatccactacttttacaggaccctatgtatcctccacttcagcaggaccctatgtatccaccactgcaacagaaccctctgtatccacgactgtaacaggacactatgtatcctcaattttagcagaaccctatgtatccatccctgcatcaagaccctatgtatccactacttttacaggaccctatgtatcctccactttatCAGGACCCTATGTATACAACAACTTACATGGAGACTATGTATCCACTGCTTATAGAGGCCtcaatgtatccaccactgcaccagggccctatttattgaagccaaaaccaggacactcagaatccactactggacaaattgcctcagaatccaccgctgactcaggaccctcagaatccaccgctgcaacaggaaagtataaatccaccgctgcacctgtaccctctgaatacagccctgaaaacacaaatttgagaagcatagctgtagcatcagaagtgcattcaagattgcaattggcttatcgacctagctcaagctatgatgagaatatggatcttcgagtcagattagagcgtgcaaatattcaaattcaacattggaagagacaggaagctaacgatgaggatgaagcttaa
- the LOC134948728 gene encoding serine-rich adhesin for platelets-like isoform X1 gives MAEGGSRKRTSLTQDEAETSHSQKSHSDASHDEYESPDEGSIHRAPKFTDDETDTLIDQVIHHTCQLFGPEAFNVHQKFKNNTWEEIAKSVSTARDIHRTPESCKKRLRDCKRKTNHKIKCRRKLQKVWEKKLEEHFRMVQDDERPPTGSQELKVAQEKNQKKTHKKKQKNLEEQQSGSFTTISRKVSFSETKTVMTDNFPPTADEPSVMPHILTLDNPSMVDEPSMLHHDATADHATMLDQPSMLQHTSTVDDTSFVAEPSMLKHSARVDDHSTADQTSMMQEYSSVVQSSTTVETSTVNETSMRQEQSTMDDPFMEEENSTMLNPLMLDKAIESNMVTATQTQDNINEEPVLHSQKSNIDTEDTNQVELNAETAHSSVIDHGLQDQFLDSTNQELFIHTECDVSRSQTISQQDSLKETMQLIERNRNEEMKKIEHQINQLNNNIQILNTTQRQQNQALVTLANFYDHLVSSQNVAAINYQQMQHSINQMLAWQYETITITRMISTFMQLLTEERQRMSRSDNPSCISNATAGTFVSSCTRGDYVTSSTHREYATSAAPGTYLYTTLPGESVSTPAAGTDVSTTLPGPYVSTTATVTYVSTTLPVYSVSTAAASTNVSTTLTGPYASYTLPGPYVSTTAAGPYLSTTLTGPYVSSTLSEPYVSIPAPRPYVSTTLTGPYVSSTLSGPYVSIRETGPCVSSTFAGPYASIPAPRPYVSTTATEPYVCTTVTGHYVSSTLAEPYVSIPASRPYVSTTFTGPYVSSTSAGPYVSTTATEPSVSTTITGHYVSSILAEPYVSIPASRPYVSTTFTGPYVSSTSAGPYVSTTATEPSVSTTVTGHYVSSILAEPYVSIPASRPYVSTTFTGPYVSSTLSGPYVYNNLHGDYVSTAYRGLNVSTTAPGPYLLKPKPGHSESTTGQIASESTADSGPSESTAATGKYKSTAAPVPSEYSPENTNLRSIAVASEVHSRLQLAYRPSSSYDENMDLRVRLERANIQIQHWKRQEANDEDEA, from the exons ATGGCAGAGGGTGGTAGCAGAAAACGAACCTCACTTACTCAAGATGAAGCTGAAACATCTCACAGTCAGAAGAGTCACAGTGATGCTTCTCATGATGAATATGAATCTCCTGATGAAGGAAGCATCCACAGGGCCCCAAAGTTCACAGATGATGAAACAGACACCCTCATTGACCAAGttattcatcatacatgtcagctatttggtcccgaagcttttaatgtacaccagaaatttaaaaataatacttgggaagaaatagcaaaatctgtgtctacagctcgagatatacatcgaactcctgaaagctgcaaaaagagactacgtgactgtaagaggaagacaaatcataaaataaagtgtagaagaaaactccaaaaggtttgggagaaaaaactagaagagcactttagaatggtacaagatgacgagaggccacccactggttcccagg aacttaaggttgctcaagaaaaaaatcaaaagaaaacacataagaaaaagcagaagaatttggaagagcaacagtctg gttcctttacaacaatttcaaggaaagtttctttttctgaaacaaaaacagttatgacagacaattttcctccaactgcggatgaaccatcagtgatgccacatattttaacattGGACAATCCTTCCATGGTGGACGAACCATCAATGCTGCATCATGATGCAACAGCGGACCATGCTACCATGTTGGACCAACCATCAATGCTGCAACATACTTCGACAGTGGATGATACTTCCTTTGTGGCCGAACCATCAATGCTGAAACATTCGGCAAGAGTGGATGATCATTCCACGGCGGACCAAACATCAATGATGCAAGAATATTCTTCTGTGGTTCAAAGTTCCACTACGGTAGAGACTTCCACGGTAAATGAAACATCCATGAGGCAAGAACAATCAACAATGGATGATCCTTTCATGGAGGAAGAAAATTCAACCATGCTAAACCCTTTAATGTTAGATAAAG CCATAGAAAGCAACATGGTGACTGCCACACAGACACAGGATAACATTAATGAGGAGCCTGTATTGCACAGCCAGAAAAGTAATATTGATACAGAAGATACCAACCAGGTGGAATtgaatgcagagactgcacattctagtgtaattgaccatggtcttcaagaccaattcctggactctacaaatcaag aactttttatacacacagaatgtgacgttagcagatcacaaaccattagccaacaggattctttaaaggaaaccatgcagctaattgagaggaatagaaatgaagaaatgaaaaaaattgaacatcaaataaatcagctgaataataatatacagattctcaacacaacacaaagacaacagaatcaagcacttgtcactcttgcaaatttttacgatcatcttgtttcatcacagaatgtggcagcaatcaactaccaacagatgcagcacagtataaatcaaatgctagcatggcagtatgagactattaccatcacacgcatgatttccactttcatgcaactgttgacagaagaaagacaaagaatgtccagatcagataatccttcttgtatatccaatgctacagcaggaacctttgtatccagctgtacacgtggagactatgtaacaagctctacacacagagagtatgcaacgagcgctgcacctggaacctatctatacaccactttaccaggagaatctgtatccacccctgcagcaggaacagatgtatccaccactttaccaggaccctatgtatccaccactgcaacagtaacctatgtatccaccactttaccagtatactctgtatccactgctgcagcaagtaccaatgtttccaccactttaacaggaccatatgcatcctacactttaccaggaccctatgtatccaccactgcagcaggaccctatctatccactactttaacaggaccctatgtatcctcgacattatcagaaccctatgtatccatccctgcaccaagaccctatgtatccactactttaacaggaccctatgtatcctcgacattatcaggaccctatgtatccatacgtgaaacaggaccctgtgtatcctccacttttgcaggaccctatgcatccatccctgcaccaagaccctatgtatccaccactgcaacagaaccctatgtatgcacgactgtaacaggacactatgtatcctcaactttagcagaaccctatgtatccatccctgcatcaagaccctatgtatccactacttttacaggaccctatgtatcctccacttcagcaggaccctatgtatccaccactgcaacagaaccctctgtatccacgactataacaggacactatgtatcctcaattttagcagaaccctatgtatccatccctgcatcaagaccctatgtatccactacttttacaggaccctatgtatcctccacttcagcaggaccctatgtatccaccactgcaacagaaccctctgtatccacgactgtaacaggacactatgtatcctcaattttagcagaaccctatgtatccatccctgcatcaagaccctatgtatccactacttttacaggaccctatgtatcctccactttatCAGGACCCTATGTATACAACAACTTACATGGAGACTATGTATCCACTGCTTATAGAGGCCtcaatgtatccaccactgcaccagggccctatttattgaagccaaaaccaggacactcagaatccactactggacaaattgcctcagaatccaccgctgactcaggaccctcagaatccaccgctgcaacaggaaagtataaatccaccgctgcacctgtaccctctgaatacagccctgaaaacacaaatttgagaagcatagctgtagcatcagaagtgcattcaagattgcaattggcttatcgacctagctcaagctatgatgagaatatggatcttcgagtcagattagagcgtgcaaatattcaaattcaacattggaagagacaggaagctaacgatgaggatgaagcttaa